In Homo sapiens chromosome 11, GRCh38.p14 Primary Assembly, one DNA window encodes the following:
- the OR8U1 gene encoding olfactory receptor 8U1, translated as MAHINCTQATEFILVGLTDHQELKMPLFVLFLSIYLFTVVGNLGLILLIRADTSLNTPMYFFLSNLAFVDFCYSSVITPKMLGNFLYKQNVISFDACATQLGCFLTFMISESLLLASMAYDRYVAICNPLLYMVVMTPGICIQLVAVPYSYSFLMALFHTILTFRLSYCHSNIVNHFYCDDMPLLRLTCSDTRFKQLWIFACAGIMFISSLLIVFVSYMFIISAILRMHSAEGRQKAFSTCGSHMLAVTIFYGTLIFMYLQPSSSHALDTDKMASVFYTVIIPMLNPLIYSLQNKEVKEALKKIIINKN; from the coding sequence ATGGCTCACATCAATTGCACCCAGGCGACAGAGTTTATTCTTGTGGGCCTCACAGACCATCAGGAGTTGAAGATGCCCCTCTTTGTGCTATTCTTATCCATCTACCTCTTCACAGTGGTAGGCAACTTGGGTTTGATCCTACTCATTAGAGCGGATACAAGTCTCAACACACCAATGTACTTCTTTCTTAGCAACCTAGCTTTTGTGGATTTCTGTTACTCTTCTGTCATTACACCCAAAATGCTTGGGAATTTCTTGtacaaacaaaatgttatatcCTTTGATGCATGTGCTACTCAACTGGGCTGCTTTCTCACCTTCATGATATCAGAATCCTTGCTACTGGCTTCCATGGCCTATGACCGATATGTGGCCATTTGTAACCCTCTATTGTATATGGTTGTAATGACTCCAGGAATCTGCATTCAACTTGTAGCAGTTCCTTATAGCTATAGCTTCCTAATGGCACTATTTCACACCATCCTCACCTTCCGCCTCTCCTATTGCCACTCCAACATTGTCAACCATTTCTATTGTGATGACATGCCTCTCCTCAGGCTAACTTGCTCAGACACTCGCTTCAAACAGCTCTGGATCTTTGCCTGTGCTGGTATCATGTTCATTTCCTCCCTTCTGATTGTCTTTGTCTCCTACATGTTCATCATTTCTGCCATCCTGAGGATGCATTCAGCTGAGGGAAGACAGAAGGCTTTCTCGACGTGTGGCTCTCACATGCTGGCAGTCACCATATTCTATGGGACCCTCATTTTTATGTACTTACAGCCTAGCTCTAGCCATGCCCTGGACACAGACAAGATGGCCTCTGTCTTCTACACAGTGATCATTCCCATGTTGAATCCCTTAATCTATAGCCTCCAGAATAAGGAGGTGAAAGAAGCTCTGAAGAAAATCATTATCAATAAAAACTAG
- the OR8J1 gene encoding olfactory receptor 8J1, whose amino-acid sequence MAPENFTRVTEFILTGVSSCPELQIPLFLVFLVLYGLTMAGNLGIITLTSVDSRLQTPMYFFLQHLALINLGNSTVIAPKMLINFLVKKKTTSFYECATQLGGFLFFIVSEVIMLALMAYDRYVAICNPLLYMVVVSRRLCLLLVSLTYLYGFSTAIVVSSYVFSVSYCSSNIINHFYCDNVPLLALSCSDTYLPETVVFISAATNVVGSLIIVLVSYFNIVLSILKICSSEGRKKAFSTCASHMMAVTIFYGTLLFMYVQPRSNHSLDTDDKMASVFYTLVIPMLNPLIYSLRNKDVKTALQRFMTNLCYSFKTM is encoded by the coding sequence ATGGCTCCTGAAAATTTCACCAGAGTCACTGAGTTTATTCTTACAGGTGTCTCTAGCTGTCCAGAGCTCCAGATTCCCCTCTTCCTGGTCTTTCTGGTGCTCTATGGGCTGACCATGGCAGGGAACCTGGGCATCATCACCCTCACCAGTGTTGACTCTCGACTTCAAACCCCCATGTACTTTTTCCTGCAACATCTGGCTCTCATTAATCTTGGTAACTCTACTGTCATTGCCCCTAAAATGCTGATTAACtttttagtaaagaagaaaactacCTCATTCTATGAATGTGCCACCCAACTGGGAGGGTTCTTGTTCTTTATTGTATCGGAGGTAATCATGCTGGCTTTGATGGCCTATGACCGCTATGTGGCTATTTGTAACCCTCTGCTGTACATGGTGGTGGTGTCTCGGCGGCTCTGCCTCCTGCTGGTCTCCCTCACATACCTCTATGGCTTTTCTACAGCTATTGTGGTTTCATCTTATGTATTCTCTGTGTCTTATTGCTCTTCTAATATAATCAATCATTTTTACTGTGATAATGTTCCTCTGTTAGCATTATCTTGCTCTGATACTTACTTACCAGAAACAGTTGTCTTTATATCTGCAGCAACAAATGTGGTTGGTTCCTTGATTATAGTTCTAGTATcttatttcaatattgttttgtctattttaaaaatatgttcatcagaaggaaggaaaaaagcctTTTCTACCTGTGCTTCACATATGATGGCAGTCACAATTTTTTATGGGACATTGCTATTCATGTATGTGCAGCCCCGAAGTAACCATTCACTGGATACTGATGATAAGATGGCTTCTGTGTTTTACACGTTGGTAATTCCTATGCTGAATCCCTTGATCTACAGCCTGAGGAATAAGGATGTGAAGACTGCTCTACAGAGATTCATGACAAATCTGTGCTATTCCtttaaaacaatgtaa